In Palaemon carinicauda isolate YSFRI2023 chromosome 14, ASM3689809v2, whole genome shotgun sequence, the following proteins share a genomic window:
- the LOC137653852 gene encoding golgin subfamily A member 6-like protein 22 encodes MTKGFLGMLNLQQGGTNKMSQFTTDHLKVKRTVCGVVFTEPQEEGSLMYKMTSWIRSKDPFNSEGGMEEKVEGGPPEEKEQKRQEVEKEKEKENVQKTLEERIGFLEKEVESKFLAENEELRAENQHLCNIIGTLQIDKKIEMENLATKNDDLERTNEHLKQELCSQKVVLEQYKNELMENDKSNIELTEKLEKVRQNKRKLEKFVKKKMEVIEQISEQRHELEKSLNEARINDLIRNGRYKCLLQELQSQERTIE; translated from the coding sequence ATGACTAAAGGATTTCTAGGAATGCTGAACCTGCAACAAGGAGGAActaacaagatgtcccagtttactactgACCATCTTAAAGTTAAGAGGACAGTTTGCGGTGTGGTTTTCACGGAACCacaagaggaaggatccttaatgtataAGATGACTTCTTGGATaaggtctaaggaccccttcaactctgagggcgggatggaggagaaggtggaaggaggacccccagaggaaaaggaacagaaaagacaggaggtggagaaggagaaggagaaggagaatgttCAAAAGACATTGGAGGAACGCATCGGTTTCTTGGAAAAGGAAGTAGAATCGAAATTCTTAGcagagaatgaagagctgagagcagagaatcaacATCTCTGTAACATCATTGGAACTCTTCAAATCGATAAGAAAATCGAGATGGAAAATTTGGCAACCAAGAATGACGAcctggaacgaacaaacgaacatctaaaacaggaactctgcagtcaaaaagttgtccttgaacaatataaaaatgaattaatggaAAATGACAAATCAAATATTGAACTCACTGAGAAATTGGAAAAAGTTCGTCaaaacaaaaggaaactggaaaagttcgttaaaaagaagatggaagtaattgagcagatttcagaacagagACATGAACTTGAAAAGAGCCTCAATGAGGCAAGGATAAATGATCTGATCAGGAATGGCCGCTACAAATGCCTTTTACAAGAGTTACAGTCTCAAGAAAGAACAATTGAATAA